The following proteins are co-located in the Apis mellifera strain DH4 linkage group LG11, Amel_HAv3.1, whole genome shotgun sequence genome:
- the LOC409393 gene encoding serine/threonine-protein kinase mTOR: MSSILVQQFVQRLKSRNEEIRNKAARDLCLYVKTELREVSQEEITAFMDEFNHHIFEMVSGSDVNEKKGGILAIVCLIGADVGNINTRTIRFANYLRNLLPSNDVGVMELAAKTVGKLALVSGTYTAEYVEFEVKRAFEWLGGDRHEGKRHAAVLVLRELAVSMPTYFFQQVTPFFELIFNAIRDPKPVIREGAVEALRAALVVTAQRETAKQMHKSQWYKQCYDEIVTGFEEIYTRERGVNRDDRIHGSLLILNELLRCSNIQWEKNYEALMERLNCSTQQNENDILSLMPRLKTTIVSKWSNSSQNSTNSQQTLYPSHESAVCRCLMQERLDDIYNDVMNQRISRNPHIQHALMMLLPRLAAFNKEKFTKDHLRESLAYLLMTLRSREKDRYAAFTTIGFIAVAVEDSINPYLSKIMEMIKSLLPSKETSTKKRGASLEPAVFICITLLGHAVKQVIAADVRDLLESMLQTGLSPILTTSLRELAHSVPSLKPDISQGLLRMLSQVLMQKPLRHPGAPWTATSPISGPPTEVDIPSTVLALKTLGTFNFDGNPLLQFVRRCADHFLTSEQAEVRLEAVRTCSRLLRLALNQPGPTVTNTVSTVLGKLLVVGITDTDPDVRLWVLASLDDSFDIHLAQAENLSALFIAMNDEMFEIRELAIRTIGRLSTMNPAYVMPSLRKTLIQFLTELEHSGMGRNKEQAARMLDHLVVSAPRLIRPYMEPILKVLVPKLKEPESNPGVILAILRAIGDLAEVNGAEMQQWMPELLSILLEMLVDASSPEKRGVALWVLGQLVGSTGHVVKPYMQYPSLLDVLINFLKTEQQLIIRRETIRVLGLLGALDPYKHKMNLGQIDSQLDTLTSMADTKSEAENTQDLTTSEMLVNMSSSTLEEYYPAIAIATLMRIIRDPTLSQHHTMVVQAVTFIFKSLGIKCVPYISQVMPSFLNVVRTADVNFREYLFQQLAILIAIVKQHIRNYLDDIFNLIKEFWTVNSPLQSTLILLVEHIAIALGAEFKIYLPQLMPQILRVLTHDTSKDKSVTVKLLQALQKFGNNLDNYLHLVLPPIVKLFHATDCPITVNKVALETVDHLADTLDFTDFASRIVHPLVRTLDQCPELRNTAMDTLCALVIQLGKKYQIFILLVQKIMTKHKIVNSRYEVLIDKILTETTVADGEDYLLMRHRHSRNKNRDLSLTSSDTTTIKRLHVSASNLQKAWTATRRVSKDDWLEWLRSLSIGLLKESPSPALRSCWALAQTYSKLPRDLFNAAFVSCWTELDDTYKAELIQTLQQALMVPDLPEITQTILNLAEFMEHCDKGPLPLDNKILGERAMHCRAYAKALHYKEDEFHKSRNSNVFESLISINNKLQQKEAAEGLLEYVMNQNNQQDLKVQVRWYEKLHNWDKALQLYRERLESDSTDVESTLGEMRCLEALGEWGQLHDVATKQWSHQNDETKQRMARMAAAAAWGLNQWESMEKYVSLIPKDTQDGAFYRAVLAIHDEQYNIAHQLIDSARDLLDTELTAMAGESYQRAYNAMVEVQKLAELEEVIQFKLVPERRSTIKSMWWERLQGGQRIVEDWQKIIQVHTLVVSPQDDMYTWLKYASLCRKSGSLMLCHKTLVMLLGTDPSLTPDQALPTTHPQVTFAYCKHMWVANKREEAYNQLQRFVQMSLQPTTLSVVNQEDEKQQEIRKRLLARCYLKLGEWLEALQGINEHSIPAVLSYYAAATEHDSTWYKAWHAFAYTNFETVLFYKHQQGDSNTENIPGNGTHNNLSSSQYISQFTVPAVEGFFRSINLSHGNSLQDTLRLLTLWFDYGQWPEVYEAIVEGIRLIEINTWLQVIPQLIARIDTPRALVGRCIHHLLIDIGKTHPQALVYPLTVASKSASHARKTAANKILKNMCEHSPTLVQQAMMASDELIRVAILWHELWHEGLEEASRLYFGERNVRGMFDTLEPLHAMLERGPQTLKETSFNQAYGRDLMEAQEWCRRYKASRNVRDLNQAWDLYYHVFRRISRQLPQLTSLELQYVSPKLLLCRDLELAVPGSYSPGQPIVRIASIHSSMQVITSKQRPRKLCIKGSNGKDYMFLLKGHEDLRQDERVMQLFGLVNTLLLHDPDTFRRNLTIQRYAVIPLSTNSGLIGWVPHCDTLHTLIRDYREKKKILLNIEHKIMLRMAPGYDHLMLMQKVEVFEHALEHTYGDDLSRLLWLKSPSSEVWFDRRTNYTRSLAVMSMVGYILGLGDRHPSNLMLDRLSGKILHIDFGDCFEVAMTREKFPEKIPFRLTRMLINAMEVTGIEGTYRRTCESVMSVLHRNKDSLMAVLEAFVYDPLLNWRLMDNAALKGKRSDAQGMSASSNQEQSDALDSLTATLPKKGVPCSVENGGDTNQPEALNKKALAIITRVRDKLTGRDFSHEETLSVQRQVDLLIQQATNNENLCQCYIGWCPFW, encoded by the exons atgtcAAGTATACTTGTACAACAATTTGTTCAAAGACTTAAATccagaaatgaagaaatacgTAACAAAGCAGCTAGAGATTTATGTCTCTATGTTAAAACAGAACTACGTGAAGTATCACAGGAAGAAATTACAGCTTTTATGGATGAATTTAATCAccatatatttgaaatggtATCTGGTTCagatgtaaatgaaaaaaaaggaggtaTCTTAGCTATAGTTTGCCTTATTGGAGCTGATGTGGGAAACATTAATACAAGAACTATAAgatttgcaaattatttaagGAATTTATTACCCTCTAATGATGTGGGTGTTATGGAATTAGCTGCTAAAACAGTTGGTAAGCTAGCATTAGTTTCTGGTACTTATACAGCAGAATATGTAGAATTTGAAGTAAAGCGTGCCTTTGAATGGCTTGGTGGTGATAGACATGAAGGTAAAAGACATGCTGCTGTTCTTGTTTTAAGAGAACTTGCTGTTTCTATgccaacatatttttttcaacaagtGACACCATTTTTTGAACTCATATTTAATGCAATACGTGATCCAAAACCTGTGATAAGAGAAGGTGCTGTTGAAGCATTAAGAGCTGCTTTAGTTGTTACTGCACAGAGGGAAACAGCAAAGCAAATGCACAAATCACAATGGTACAAACAATGTTATGATGAAATAGTAACAGGATTCGAGGAAATATATACTAGAGAAAGAGGAGTAAATAGGGATGATAGAATACATGGTTCactcttaatattaaatgaattattaagatGTAGTAACATTCaatgggaaaaaaattatgaagctTTAATGGAACGATTAAATTGTTCTACTCAACAAAATGAGAATGATATATTGTCATTAATGCCTCGATTAAAAACAACAATAGTATCTAAATGGTCTAATTCTTCTCAAAATTCGACTAATTCTCAACAGACATTATATCCATCACATGAATCTGCAGTATGTCGTTGTTTAATGCAAGAACGAttagatgatatatataatgatgtaATGAATCAGAGAATATCTAGAAATCCACATATTCAACATGCTCTTATGATGTTGTTACCAAGACTTGCagcatttaataaagaaaaatttacaaaagatcATTTAAGAGAATCACTAGCATATCTTCTAATGACTTTACGTAgtagagaaaaagatagatatgCTGCATTTACAACAATTGGATTTATAGCAGTTGCAGTAGAAGATTCGATAAATCcttatctttcaaaaattatggaaatgatCAAAAGTTTATTACCTTCTAAGGAAACATCTACTAAGAAACGTGGAGCATCTTTGGAGCCTGCAGTATTCATTTGTATAACTTTACTTGGACATGCAGTAAAACAAGTTATAGCTGCAGATGTCAGAGATTTGTTAGAATCTATGTTACAGACTGGATTAAGTCCTATTCTTACAACTTCTCTCAGAGAACTAGCTCATAGTGTTCCATCATTAAAACCTGATATATCTCAAGGACTTTTACGAATGTTATCTCAAGTTTTGATGCAGAAACCCTTAAGACATCCTGGTGCACCATGGACTGCAACTAGTCCTATATCTGGTCCTCCAACTGAAGTGGATATTCCATCTACAGTTTTAGCTTTAAAAACTCTAGgaacatttaattttgatgGTAATCCACTTTTGCAATTTGTAAGGCGATGTGCTGATCATTTTCTTACATCTGAACAAGCAGAAGTTCGATTAGAGGCTGTAAGAACATGTTCAAGATTATTACGATTAGCATTAAATCAACCTGGACCTACAGTGACTAATACTGTCTCTACTGTTCTCGGAAAATTATTAGTTGTAGGTATAACAGATACAGATCCTGATGTAAGACTTTGGGTTTTAGCTTCTTTGGATGATTCATTTGATATTCATTTAGCACAAGCAGAAAATCTTTCTGcattatttattgcaatgaATGatgaaatgtttgaaataagAGAATTAGCAATTCGCACAATCGGACGATTAAGCACAATGAATCCAGCATATGTTATGCCTTCTTTACGTAAAAcacttatacaatttttaactgAATTAGAACATTCAGGTATGGGTCGTAACAAGGAACAAGCTGCACGAATGTTGGATCATTTAGTAGTCAGTGCACCTAGACTTATTCGACCATATATGGAACCCATTCTAAAAGTTCTTGTTCCAAAATTAAAGGAGCCTGAATCAAATCCTGGTGTAATTTTAGCTATATTACGCGCTATTGGTGATTTAGCAGAAGTTAATGGTGCTGAAATGCAACAATGGATGCCTGAACTTCTCTCTATACTACTTGAAATGTTAGTCGACGCGAGCTCTCCAGAAAAAAGAGGAGTTGCTTTATGGGTTCTTGGACAACTAGTGGGAAGTACAGGACATGTTGTTAAGCCATATATGCAATATCCTTCATTACTAGatgtattgataaatttcttaaaaacagaacaacaattaattattagaagagAAACTATAAGAGTTCTTGGATTATTAGGTGCTTTAGATccttataaacataaaatgaaCCTTGGTCAGATTGATTCTCAATTGGATACCCTTACTTCTATGGCTGATACTAAAAGTGAAGCTGAAAATACACAAGATTTAACTACTAGTGAAATGTTGGTCAATATGTCCTCTTCAACTTTAGAAGAATATTATCCAGCCATTGCTATTGCAACTCTTATGAGAATTATTCGTGATCCAACATTATCACAACATCATACTATGGTAGTTCAAGCtgtaacttttatattcaaaagtttAGGAATTAAATGTGTTCCATATATTTCTCAAGTGATGCCAAGTTTTCTTAATGTAGTTCGTACAGCAGATGTTAATTTTCGTGAATATCTATTTCAACAATTGGCTATTCTTATTGCCATTGTGAAGCAGCATATTAGAAACTATTtggatgatatatttaatttaattaaagaattttggaCAGTGAATAGTCCATTACAGAGTACTCTGATACTTTTAGTTGAGCACATTGCTATTGCTTTGGGTGCAgagtttaagatttatttaccACAGTTAATGCCACAAATATTAAGAGTTTTAACACATGACACAAGTAAAGATAAATCAGTCACAGTCAAACTTCTTCAAGCACttcaaaaatttggaaataatctGGATAATTATCTTCATTTAGTTTTACCaccaattgtaaaattatttcatgctACTGATTGCCCAATAACTGTAAATAAAGTAGCGCTTGAAACAGTTGATCATTTAGCAGATACATTAGATTTTACAGATTTTGCATCCAGAATTGTGCATCCTTTAGTACGAACTCTAGATCAATGTCCAGAGTTACGAAATACAGCAATGGATACACTATGTGCATTGGTGATACaattaggaaaaaaatatcaaatctttattttactagtacaaaaaattatgacgaaacataaaattgttaattcacgttatgaagttttaattgataaaattttgacaGAAACAACTGTTGCTGACGGTgaggattatttattaatgagacATCGACATTcaagaaacaaaaatcgtGACTTATCGTTAACATCATCTGATACAACTACGATTAAAAGATTACACGTGTCTGCCTCAAATCTTCAAAAAGCCTGGACTGCAACAAGAAGAGTTTCAAAAGATGATTGGCTGGAATGGCTAAGAAGTTTGTCGATTGGTTTACTCAAAGAATCACCATCACCAGCACTAAGATCATGTTGGGCTCTTGCACAAACTTATTCCAAATTACCtagagatttatttaatgcaGCTTTCGTTTCTTGTTGGACCGAATTGGACGATACTTATAAGGCGGAACTTATACAAACCTTACAACAAGCATTAATGGTTCCTGATCTTCCAGAGATAACACAAACAATCTTAAATTTAGCGGAATTTATGGAACATTGTGACAAAGGACCATTACCTTtagacaataaaattttaggtGAAAGAGCAATGCATTGTAGAGCTTATGCAAAAGCATTACATTATAAAGAAGATGAATTTCATAAGAGCAGGAATAGTAATGTTTTTGAATCTTTAATCTCTATTAATAACAAGCTTCAACAGAAAGAAGCTGCAGAAGGTTTACTCGAATATGTTATGAATCAAAATAATCAGCAAGATCTAAAAGTGCAAGTTCGTTGGTACGAAAAACTACATAATTGGGATAAAGctttacaattatatagaGAAAGACTAGAAAGCGATTCTACAGATGTAGAGTCGACTTTAGGTGAAATGCGTTGTTTGGAAGCCCTTGGAGAATGGGGACAATTGCACGATGTTGCTACCAAACAATGGTCTCATCAAAATGATGAAACTAAACAAAGAATGGCTAGAATGGCAGCAGCTGCAGCATGGGGTTTAAATCAATGGGAAAGTATGGAAAAATATGTCTCTTTAATACCAAAAGATACTCAGGATGGTGCCTTTTATAGAGCTGTTTTAGCAATTCATGATGAACAATACAATATTGCCCATCAACTTATTGATAGTGCTAGAGATTTGCTAGATACAGAATTGACTGCTATGGCTGGTGAAAGCTATCAAAGAGCTTATAATGCTATGGTAGAAGTCCAAAAATTGGCAGAACTAGAGGAAgtgatacaatttaaattagtcCCAGAAAGAAGATCCACTATTAAATCCATGTGGTGGGAAAGGCTTCAAGGTGGACAAAGAATAGTTGAAGATTGGCAAAAGATTATACAGGTTCACACATTGGTGGTTTCACCTCAAGATGATATGTATACATGGTTGAAATATGCCAGTCTTTGCAGAAAAAGTGGTAGCTTAATGTTATGTCATAAAACATTAGTTATGTTACTTGGAACAGATCCTTCATTAACTCCTGATCAGGCATTACCGACCACTCATCCTCAAGTAACATTTGCCTATTGTAAACATATGTGGGTAGCAAATAAACGAGAAGAAGCATACAATCAACTGCAAAGATTTGTACAGATGTCTTTACAACCGACAACTCTATCAGTAGTCAATCAAGAAGATGAGAAGCAAcaggaaataagaaaaagattacTTGCCAGATGTTATTTGAAACTTGGAGAATGGTTAGAAGCATTGCAAGGCATAAATGAACATTCTATACCAGCTGTGCTATCTTATTATGCTGCAGCTACAGAACATGATTCTACTTGGTACAAAGCATGGCATGCTTTTGCTTATACTAACTTTGaaacagttttattttataaacatcagCAAGGTGACTCAAATACTGAGAATATTCCAGGAAATGGGACTCATAATAATCTTTCTAGTTCACAGTATATATCTCAATTTACTGTACCAGCAGTTGAAGGATTTTTTAGATCTATTAATCTTTCTCATGGTAATTCTTTGCAAGATACACTTCGTTTATTGACCTTATGGTTTGATTATGGTCAATGGCCAGAGGTATATGAAGCTATTGTCGAAGGTATCCGTTTAATTGAAATCAATACTTGGCTACAAGTAATTCCGCAACTTATAGCAAGAATAGACACACCCCGAGCTTTAGTTGGTCGATGCATACATCATCTTCTAATAGATATTGGAAAAACGCATCCACAAGCTTTGGTTTATCCTTTGACTGTAGCGTCGAAAAGCGCTAGTCATGCTAGAAAGACTGCCgccaataaaattcttaaaaatatgtgTGAACATAGTCCGACATTAGTACAACAAGCAATGATGGCTAGCGATGAATTAATTAGAGTTGCAATTCTTTGGCATGAATTATGGCATGAAGGATTAGAAGAAGCTAGCAGATTATACTTCGGCGAAAGAAATGTTCGAGGAATGTTTGATACATTGGAACCTTTACATGCAATGTTAGAAAGAGGTCCACAGACTTTGAAAGAAACGTCCTTTAATCAAGCTTATGGCAGAGATTTAATGGAAGCACAAGAATGGTGCCGCAGATATAAAGCTTCACGCAATGTTCGAGATTTAAATCAAGCTTgggatttatattatcatgttTTTAGAAGGATATCTCGACAATTACCACAGTTAACTAGTTTAGAACTTCAATATGTTAGTCCTAAATTACTTCTTTGTAGGGATTTAGAACTGGCTGTACCGGGAAGTTATAGTCCGGGACAGCCAATAGTTAGAATAGCAAGTATACATAGTTCCATGCAAGTAATAACCAGCAAACAGCGACCgcgaaaattatgtataaaag GTAGTAATGGTAAAGATTATATGTTCCTTTTGAAAGGACATGAAGATCTCAGACAGGATGAACGCGTAATGCAGTTATTTGGTCTAGTCAATACTCTTTTATTACATGATCCAGATACATTTAGAAGAAATCTTACTATTCaa aggTATGCGGTAATTCCACTATCCACAAATAGTGGTTTAATTGGTTGGGTACCGCATTGTGATACATTACATACACTTATCAGAgattatagagaaaaaaaaaaaatactattaaatatagaacatAAAATAATGCTAAGA ATGGCCCCAGGTTATGATCATCTTATGCTTATGCAAAAAGTTGAAGTATTTGAACATGCTCTTGAGCATACATATGGTGATGATTTATCGCGACTTCTTTGGTTAAAATCACCATCAAGCGAAGTATGGTTTGATCGTAGGACAAATTATACACGTTCTCTTGCTGTAATGTCTATGGTGGGCTATATCCTTGGTCTTGGTGATCGACATCCATCTAATTTGATGTTGGATCGTTTAAGCGGGAAAATATTGCATATCGATTTTGGAGATTGTTTTGAAGTGGCCATGACTCGAGAGAAATTTCCTGAGAAAATCCCATTTCGATTAACAAGAATGTTAATCAATGCGATGGAAGTAACGGGAATCGAGGGCACATATAGAAGAACTTGTGAATCTGTAATGTCAGTGTTACATCGTAATAAGGATAGTTTAATGGCAGTATTAGAAGCATTTGTATACGATCCTCTATTAAATTGGCGATTAATGGACAATGCTGCATTAAAAGGTAAAAGATCTGATGCTCAGGGAATGAGTGCTAGCAGTAATCAAGAGCAGAGCGATGCATTAGATTCTCTTACTGCCACATTACCAAAGAAAGGAGTACCATGTAGTGTTGAAAATGGAG gtGATACTAATCAACCAGaggcattaaataaaaaagcccTTGCTATTATTACAAGAGTAAGGGATAAATTAACGGGACGTGATTTCTCTCATGAAGAAACATTGAGTGTTCAACGTCAAGTTGATCTTTTAATTCAACAAGCTACCAATAATGAGAATTTATGTCAATGTTATATTGGatg gtGTCCCTTTTGGTAA
- the LOC552744 gene encoding ATP-binding cassette sub-family B member 10, mitochondrial: MTLIWKFFTRNIISQKIKFCKSPIIHKQLFYIYLTSSARINRKTCIFNTLRYYGTNTLETKTLNSTVRFIAKKKETSELKNLIVLAVPEKWRLFSAITFLLISSTITMAVPFCLGKLIDIINTSDKKDMKKNLNQLCIILFGIFALGGLCNFCRVYLMSTTGHRITQSLRKQLYAAILRQEIAIFDKCNTGEFVGRLSGDTQLVSNALTSNISDGLRFAFMSISGISMMFYTSPKLAIVSLAIVPPVAGLAIVCGRFLKKISRDIQNNLASLNIISEERISNIRTVKAFSKEINETNYYNSQLDDMLKVCYKESLCRGMFFGLTGFSGNMIILSVLYYGGAMISDSSLTIGSLSAFLGYAVYVAISLNGLSSFYSELNKALGANIRLVELIEKESAIPIYGGEILKNQLSGDIEFRNVSFAYPTRENIWVLKNFSLKIPSCTLVAIVGASGSGKSTIASLLLRFYDPNLGSILLDNYDLKFLNPAWVKSQISIVSQEPILFSGTIRENILYGAIDSIKYDVEEIAKRAHILEFTENMPNGLDTVVGERGITLSGGQRQRVAIARALIKNPRILILDEATSALDAESEHYVQKALEKAVQGRTVLTIAHRLSTIKNADKVIVLKQGQMIETGSYKELMNLKDSYFNKLIQHQTFT; encoded by the exons atgacacTTATTTGGAAGTTCTTtactagaaatattatttcacaaaaaataaaattttgtaaatcgccaattatacataaacaattattttatatatatttaacatcatCAGCCAGAATTAATCGGAAAACCTGTATATTTAACACTTTAAGATATTATGGAACAAATACTTTAGAaactaaaactttaaattccaCTGTAcgatttattgcaaaaaaaaaagaaacttcagAATTGAAAAACCTAATTGTGCTAGCAGTACCTGAGAAATGGAGGTTATTCAGTGCTATTacttttttactaatttcatCTACTATAACAATGGCAGTACCATTTTGTttaggaaaattaattgatatcatTAATACAAGTGATAAAAAGGatatgaagaaaaatcttaatcaattatgtatcattttatttggaatatttgctCTTGGAGGTCTATGTAATTTTTGCAGAGTATATTTAATGTCTACTACTGGACATAGAATTACTCAATCTTTAAGGAAACAATTATATGCTGCTATTCTTCGACAAGAAATagcaatttttgataaatgtaaTACAGGAGAATTTGTTGGTCGATTATCTg gaGATACACAACTTGTTAGCAATGCTCTGACAAGCAATATATCAGATGGATTACGTTTTGCCTTCATGAGCATTTCTGGAATATCTATGATGTTTTATACTTCTCCCAAATTGGCTATAGTTAGTCTAGCAATTGTTCCACCAGTTGCTGGTTTAGCTATAGTATGTGGtcgttttttaaagaagatttcCAGAGACATACAAAACAATTTagcatcattaaatataatatctgaaGAAAGAATTAGTAATATAAGAACAGTAAAagctttttcaaaagaaataaatgaaaccaattattataattctcaatTAGATGATATGCTTAAAGTTTGTTATAAAGAAAGTTTATGTAGAGGAATGTTTTTTGGATTAACTGGTTTCTCtggaaatatgattattttatcagTGTTATATTATGGTGGAGCTATGATTTCGGATTCCTCTCTTACAATTGGAAGCTTAAGTGCATTCTTAGGGTATGCTGTATATGTTGCAATTTCTTTGAATGGGTTATCTTCATTTTATAGTGAATTAAATAAAGCATTGGGTGCAAATATACGTTTAGtcgaattgattgaaaaagaatcagCAATACCAATTTATGGTGgtgaaattctgaaaaatcaaCTATCAGGTGATATTGAATTTCGCAATGTCAGTTTTGCTTATCCTACAAGAGAGAATATATgggttttgaaaaatttcagttTAAAAATCCCTTCATGTACATTAGTTGCTATTGTTGGAGCATCAGGTTCTGGAAAATCTACAATAGCTTCACtcttattaagattttatgatCCTAATTTAGGATCTATACTTTTAGATAATTATGATCTTAAGTTTCTTAATCCAGCATGGGTAAAATCACAGATCAGTATTGTTTCTCAGGAACCTATTCTCTTTAGTGGAACAATAAGAGAAAACATACTGTATGGAGCAATAGACTCAATAAAATATGATGTAGAAGAGATTGCAAAACGTGCACACATTTTAGAATTTACAGAAAATATGCCAAATGGTTTAGATACAGTAGTAGGAGAACGAGGCATTACCCTTAGTGGAggacagagacagagagttGCTATTGCTAGAGCATTGATAaag aatccCAGAATCTTAATTTTGGATGAAGCCACAAGTGCATTAGATGCAGAGAGTGAACATTATGTACAAAAAGCTTTAGAAAAAGCTGTTCAAGGAAGAACAGTTCTCACTATAGCTCATAGATTGAGTACAATAAAAAACGCAGATAAAGTCATTGTTTTGAAACAAGGACAAATGATAGAAACTGGGAGCTATAAAGAACTTATGAATTTGAAAGATAGTTATTTTAACAAGTTAATTCAACATCAAacttttacttaa